A part of Cannabis sativa cultivar Pink pepper isolate KNU-18-1 chromosome 6, ASM2916894v1, whole genome shotgun sequence genomic DNA contains:
- the LOC133039062 gene encoding glyoxylate/hydroxypyruvate reductase A HPR2-like, with amino-acid sequence MESIGVLMPIPMNSYLETELKKCFNLFKLWTLPNKTRFIKENAESIRAIIENSFSGTGADANTISTFPNLEIVSSFSVGMDKVGLKLCKEKGIRVTNTPDVLTNDVSDLAIGLMLAGLRRLCESNRYVRASKWKKGDYKLTAMVFFHYAYLV; translated from the exons ATGGAGTCCATAGGTGTTCTGATGCCCATCCCCATGAACTCTTATCTCGAGACTGAGCTCAAGAAGTGCTTCAATCTCTTCAAGCTATGGACCTTACCCAACAAGACCCGATTCATAAAGGAAAACGCTGAGTCAATCCGAGCCATCATCGAAAACTCATTCTCCGGTACCGGTGCCGATGCTAATACAATCAGCACATTCCCCAATTTGGAGATTGTCTCAAGCTTTAGCGTTGGAATGGAtaag gTTGGTTTGAAATTGTGTAAGGAGAAGGGTATTAGGGTCACCAACACGCCTGATGTGTTGACTAATGACGTGTCTGACCTCGCCATTGGACTCATGCTTGCTGGTTTGAGAAGGTTGTGTGAGAGTAATCGGTATGTAAGGGCCAGCAAGTGGAAGAAGGGTGATTACAAGTTAACCGCCATGGTTTTCTTTCATTATGCTTATTTAGTTTAA